TGAGGAAGGACAGGCGGAAGGCGAAGCCCACATCCTTGAAGATCAATGCGTTCTGCGCCCAGCTTATGACCGTGCGCGGCGACATGACGGTCGAGATGTCGCCGTTGACGAAGCCCTGGCGGGTGAGTTCCGCCACCTTGATCATATTCTCGACTTCCTTGCGGCCACCCTCATGGTCATATTCGCCCGACTTGGCGAGCACGATCTGCGCTTCGGTCGCGGCGGGCAGATAGTTGAGCGTCACCACCAGGTTCCAGCGGTCCATCTGTCCCTGGTTGATCTGCTGGGTGCCGTGATAGAGACCCGTCGTATCGCCCAGGCCGACGGTGTTGGAGGTGGCGAACAGCCGGAACCACGGGTTCGGACGGATGACCCGGTTCTGGTCGAGCAGCGTCATCTTGCCGTCCGTCTCCAGAACGCGCTGGATGACGAACATCACATCCGGGCGGCCCGCGTCATATTCGTCGAACACCAGCGCGACCGGACGCTGCAACGACCAGGGGAGCAGCCCTTCCCGGAACTCGGTCACCTGCTGCCCTTCCTTGAGCACGATGGCGTCGCGCCCGACCAGGTCGATGCGGCTGATATGCGCGTCGAGGTTGATGCGGATGCACGGCCAGTTGAGCCGCGCCGCGACCTGCTCGATATGGCTCGACTTGCCGGTGCCGTGATAGCCCTGCACCATCACGCGACGGTTGAAGGCAAAGCCCGCGAGGATCGCCAGCGTCGTGTCCGGGTCGAACACATAGGCGGGATCGAGGTCGGGCACGCGCTCGTCGGCTTCGGAAAAGGCCGGAATCTTCATGTCGACATCGATGCCGAACACGTCGCGCGCATCGACTTCCCGGTCGGGCGCTTCCATCAGCGTGTCGTTGCGCGTGTCGGGCTGGACGTTGGGGATGTCGGTCATCGATCAATTCTCTTGGCAAAAACGAGTCATATGAGCCCTAACGGCTGGGATGGAGCGTGTCGATAGAGTGGGGGGATTGTCCAGAGGGTTCAAGAAGCCTGTTCCAATGGATTGGCCTGTCCTGTTTCATCGCCTGTTTACGGATGGGCTCTATCGTCATGGCAATGCTGTTGTGGATGATTCCCCTTTTCTTTGTCGCGATCAATCTGATCACCATTTTCGCCTTCTGGGACGACAAGGCCCGCGCCATCGCGGGCGAATGGCGTATTTCTGAAGCCAGACTGCTAGGATTGGCATTGATGGGAGGCTCGCCGGGGGCGCTATTTGCCCGCAGGTTTTTCCGGCACAAGACGCGCAAGGAGCCTTTCGCCACCCTTCTGCTCCTCATTGCTGTCATTCAACTGGGTCTGGGTATCGGCTGCTTCCTGTTCTGAACCGTTTCAGGCGAAAGCGACCGCCTTCCTGAGCCGCCCATAGGCTTCGATCACCGATTGCAACGCGCTTTCATGGCTGCGGTCGCCGCCATTATGGTCGGGGTGATAGCGCCGCACCAGTTGCGTGTAGCGCGCCCGGAGCGCCTTGCGGTCCGCGTCGAGGGGCAGGCCCATCACCTCCAGCGCCTGCCGGTCCTCCCGCGAGAGGAACTTGCCGTCCGCTCGCGCGGCATTGTCCCGTTCCGCCCGCGCCTTGCGCTCGCGGAACCTGGCGCCGATGGCGTCCAGCGGGTCGGCAAAGTCCGCCCAGCGCGGCGGCGGGCTGGCGGCGTTGGAGGAAAAGGCCCGCGTCTCCCGCTCCCACCCCGCATAGGGGCGCTGGGCGGCGGCGATCTCGTCGGCGTTCATGCCGCTGAAGAAATTATAGCCCTGATTGAATTGCCGCACATGTTCCAGGCACAGCCAGCGCCAGCGCGGCCCTTCATGGCTGGAGGCGCGTTCCTCCAGCGGCGGCGCGCGAAACTCGCCCGGCTCCTCGCATCCCGCGACCGCGCAGGGGCGGTCGCTTTCCACGCGGCCGTGGAAGCGGTTGAAACGGCGGGTCGAGAAGGGATCGCTGGCCAAGACTGTCCTGATGCAAGTTCGCGCAAAGGACCTATATAGGAAAGATGACCGACCAAGCGAAAGGCCCCGTGGCCACCGAAATCGAATCCCGCCTGCGCGCCGCCCTGTCGCCCCTGAGCCTCGCCGTCATCGACGATAGCGAGATGCATCGCGGCCATGCCGGGCATGACGGATCGGGCGAAAGCCATTTCACGGTGGAGATCGTCGCGGACCGCTTCACAGGGCAAAACCGGGTGGCGCGCCAGCGGCTCGTCAACGCCGCGCTGGCGGACCTGCTGCAAGAGAAGGTGCACGCCCTCGCGATCAAGGCGAAGGCGCCGGGCGAATAAGGAAACTCAGGGAAGGACGGATCATGCGGGACGACTTCATCATTCAGACGATCACGCCGACCAGTCACGACCTGGGCGATTTCCGCGTCCACCGCGCGCTGCCGGCCAGGGAACGCACCATGGTCGGCCCCTTCATCTTCTTCGATCAGGCCGGCCCCGCGCAGATCGGCCCCGGACAGGGCGTGGACGTGCGGCCGCATCCGCACATCAACCTCGCCACCGTCACTTACATGTATGAAGGCGCGTTCCTGCATCGCGATTCCCTGGGCACCGAACAGCTTATCGAGCCGGGCGCGGTCAACCTGATGACGGCGGGCAGGGGCATCGTCCATTCCGAACGCTCGCCCGAGGCGGACCGCGCCCGCGCCTCCCGGCTCTCCGCGATCCAGACATGGCTCGCCCTGCCCGACCGGAACGAGGAGATGGACCCCGCCTTCGAGCATGTGGGGGAGGATCGCCTGCCCGTGATCGACAGCGGCGCGGCCCGCGCCCGCGTCATCATGGGAACGCTCTGGGGCCAGCGCGCGCCGGTCACCACCTATGCCGACACCATTTATGCCGACATCCAGCTTTCGCCCGGCGGCCGCGTGCCCATCGATCCCTCGGCGGACGAGCGGGCCATTTATGTGTCGGGCGGCGACGCGGCGCTCGACGGGATATTGCTCCGGTCCCAGACGCTCTATGTCCTGCGCCCCGGCGCCAGCGCCACATTGATGAGCGTCGATGGCGGCCGGGTGGTGCTGTGCGGCGGAGAAGCCTTCGCCTCGCCCCGCCATGTCTGGTGGAACTTCGTGTCCTCGACCACCGAGCGGCTGATGCAGGCGCGCGAGGATTGGGAAGCGATGCGCTTTCCCCTCATCCCCGGCGACGATCGGGAATATATCCCTATCCCGCAAGGCCGCCCCAAGACGGTCAGCTATCCCTGAGGGCCGATAGCACTGGACAGCGCGCCGCCAACGGGGCAAGAGCCGCGCGATCCCTTTTCCGCGCAGCATCGAAGGAATCCCATGTCCCGCAAGCTCATATCTTCCGGTTCGCCCTTCGAGGCGCGTGTCGGCTATTCCCGCGCTCTGGTCCAGGGCGACTGGTGCTTCGTATCGGGCACGACCGGCTACGATCCCGAAACCCGGGCCATGCCCGAACGCGTCGCCGATCAGGCGGCCAATGCGCTGAAGGTCATCGGCGCGGCGCTGGAGGAAGGGGGCTTCACCTTCGCAGACGTGGTGCGCGTGAACTATTACATCACCGACACCGCCTATTGGGATGAAATGGCCGCGCCCCTGCGCGCCGTGTTCGGCGACATCCGCCCCGCCGCCACCTGCACCGTCACCGGCCTTATCGAGCCGTTGATGAAAATCGAAATCGACGTCACCGCTTTCAAGGGATAATCCGCCATGATCACCATGTATGGCATCAAGAATTGCGACACCATCAAGAAAGCGCGCAATTTCCTCGACAACAGCCGCGTGTCCTACAGCTTCCACGACTATAAGGTGTCGGGCGTGGACGAAGCGGCGCTGCGCGGCTGGGTGGACGAACATGGCTGGGAAACCATCCTCAACCGTTCGGGCACGACCTTCCGCGCTTTGCCCGAAGGCGACCGCGCCCATATCGACGCGGACAAGGCCGTGCTGCTGATGATGGCGAATCCCTCCATGATCAAGCGCCCGATCCTGGACCTGGGCGGCCGCACCATCGTCGGCTTCAAGGCATCGACCTATGAAAATGCGCTGGAGGGCGTGTCGGCGTGAAGCGCGGGGCGCGGGCAGGGCATAATCCCTGAATTTCCGCGCCTTGATCCTTGTCAAATGCCGGGCATGAGCGAATAACGGGATCATGCTCTCGCAGAAGACCCGTTACGCCATCCGCGCGCTTCAGCATCTGGCCGATCGCTACCGTCAGGGTCCGGTGCCGCTCACCGAAATTTCCACGAAGCAGAATATCCCCGCCAAATTCCTGACGGTGATCCTGTCCGAACTGGCGCGCGAGGGGCTGGTGGAAACGCAGCGCGGGCGGGACGGCGGCTACTGGCTGGCCTTGGCGCCGGTCGACATCAGCTATGGCGATATCGTGCGGCTGACGCGGGGATCGCTCGCGCTCACGCCCTGCGCCAGCCGTTTCGCGCATGAAACCTGCAACAATTGCCTGCCCGAATCGGAATGCCGCCTGCATCGCGTGATGCTGCGCCTGCGGGACGAAACGGCCAAGGTGCTGGACGGCATCAGCCTGGCCGAGCAATTCGACATGGAGGAAACGGAGCGGTAGGGACGAAGCGAAGTCTTGCGCCGCGCCGTTCCCTTCGCCACATCGGGGTCATGACCATGCCTCCGCTCAAAGCCGCGATCATTCCCGTCACGCCGTTCCAGCAGAATTGCACATTGCTCTGGTGCACGGCCACCAACAAGGGCGCCTTCGTCGATCCGGGCGGCGACCTTCCCCGGCTGAAGGCCGCAGCGGCGCAGCAGGGCGTCACCATCGAAAAGCTGCTCGTCACCCACGGCCATATCGATCATTGCGGACAGGCGGGCATATTGGCGAAGGACCTCGGCGTCCCGATCGAAGGGCCGCACGAAGCGGACCGTTTCTGGATCGACCAGCTTGCCGACGACGGTACGCGCTACGGCATGGAAGGCGAGGTGTTCGAGCCGGACCGCTGGCTGACGGACAGC
This genomic window from Sphingobium cloacae contains:
- a CDS encoding J domain-containing protein: MASDPFSTRRFNRFHGRVESDRPCAVAGCEEPGEFRAPPLEERASSHEGPRWRWLCLEHVRQFNQGYNFFSGMNADEIAAAQRPYAGWERETRAFSSNAASPPPRWADFADPLDAIGARFRERKARAERDNAARADGKFLSREDRQALEVMGLPLDADRKALRARYTQLVRRYHPDHNGGDRSHESALQSVIEAYGRLRKAVAFA
- a CDS encoding MBL fold metallo-hydrolase, which translates into the protein MTMPPLKAAIIPVTPFQQNCTLLWCTATNKGAFVDPGGDLPRLKAAAAQQGVTIEKLLVTHGHIDHCGQAGILAKDLGVPIEGPHEADRFWIDQLADDGTRYGMEGEVFEPDRWLTDSDQVTVGDLVLDVLHCPGHTPGHVVFHHAPSKLAIVGDVLFQGSIGRTDFARGNHQDLIDAITGKLWPLGGDTAFVPGHGPMSNFAHERRSNPFVADAVLA
- the cobS gene encoding cobaltochelatase subunit CobS, which translates into the protein MTDIPNVQPDTRNDTLMEAPDREVDARDVFGIDVDMKIPAFSEADERVPDLDPAYVFDPDTTLAILAGFAFNRRVMVQGYHGTGKSSHIEQVAARLNWPCIRINLDAHISRIDLVGRDAIVLKEGQQVTEFREGLLPWSLQRPVALVFDEYDAGRPDVMFVIQRVLETDGKMTLLDQNRVIRPNPWFRLFATSNTVGLGDTTGLYHGTQQINQGQMDRWNLVVTLNYLPAATEAQIVLAKSGEYDHEGGRKEVENMIKVAELTRQGFVNGDISTVMSPRTVISWAQNALIFKDVGFAFRLSFLNKCDEAERPLVAEYYQRVFGKDLPESVAHRAA
- a CDS encoding BolA family protein; translation: MTDQAKGPVATEIESRLRAALSPLSLAVIDDSEMHRGHAGHDGSGESHFTVEIVADRFTGQNRVARQRLVNAALADLLQEKVHALAIKAKAPGE
- a CDS encoding RrF2 family transcriptional regulator, which gives rise to MLSQKTRYAIRALQHLADRYRQGPVPLTEISTKQNIPAKFLTVILSELAREGLVETQRGRDGGYWLALAPVDISYGDIVRLTRGSLALTPCASRFAHETCNNCLPESECRLHRVMLRLRDETAKVLDGISLAEQFDMEETER
- a CDS encoding ArsC family reductase, with amino-acid sequence MITMYGIKNCDTIKKARNFLDNSRVSYSFHDYKVSGVDEAALRGWVDEHGWETILNRSGTTFRALPEGDRAHIDADKAVLLMMANPSMIKRPILDLGGRTIVGFKASTYENALEGVSA
- a CDS encoding pirin family protein, which encodes MRDDFIIQTITPTSHDLGDFRVHRALPARERTMVGPFIFFDQAGPAQIGPGQGVDVRPHPHINLATVTYMYEGAFLHRDSLGTEQLIEPGAVNLMTAGRGIVHSERSPEADRARASRLSAIQTWLALPDRNEEMDPAFEHVGEDRLPVIDSGAARARVIMGTLWGQRAPVTTYADTIYADIQLSPGGRVPIDPSADERAIYVSGGDAALDGILLRSQTLYVLRPGASATLMSVDGGRVVLCGGEAFASPRHVWWNFVSSTTERLMQAREDWEAMRFPLIPGDDREYIPIPQGRPKTVSYP
- a CDS encoding RidA family protein, which translates into the protein MSRKLISSGSPFEARVGYSRALVQGDWCFVSGTTGYDPETRAMPERVADQAANALKVIGAALEEGGFTFADVVRVNYYITDTAYWDEMAAPLRAVFGDIRPAATCTVTGLIEPLMKIEIDVTAFKG
- a CDS encoding DUF1294 domain-containing protein, with amino-acid sequence MAMLLWMIPLFFVAINLITIFAFWDDKARAIAGEWRISEARLLGLALMGGSPGALFARRFFRHKTRKEPFATLLLLIAVIQLGLGIGCFLF